DNA from Arthrobacter sp. FW305-BF8:
GAAAGCCACATCCTGCAGCCGCTGGTCATGGGCAAGGCCGTCGCCCTGCATCCGGTGGCCGTGATCCTGTCCGTAGCCGCCGGTTCATACCTCGCCGGCATCCCGGGGGCGCTGTTCTCCGTCCCCATCCTGGCCGTAGCAAATTCGGCGATTCGGTATATTGCTGCCAGAACGTGGGAACATGAACTTGTGCCGGCTGCCGCGGGTACCGCAGGCCCGGCCCCAGCCGACGAGGACAACACCTTCAAGGATGTCCGGCTGCCGGGCTCGCATTCGGGCCACGGCAACGCTGCCGGCACTGCACACGGCACCCCGGGCGGCAAGGCCGCTCCCGGTGCCGACGTCGAATCACCCAAAGGAGAATAGTTCGTGAACACCCCCGAAAGCCTTCCCGTCACGCTGGACGATGTCCTTGAGGCGCAGAAGCTGCTGGACGGGATTATTGCGCGGACCCCGGTGGAGTCCTCCCGCGCCTTGGGCCGCCTGGTGGGCGGCGAGGTCTACTTCAAGTGTGAGAACCTGCAGCGCGCCGGCTCCTTCAAGGTGCGCGGCGCCTACGTGCGGATGGCGCGCCTCTCCGAATCGGACAAGAAGCGCGGCGTGGTGGCGGCTTCCGCCGGCAACCACGCACAGGGCGTGGCCGTCGCCGCCAAGAGCCTGGGCATCAAGGCCCGCATCTACATGCCCCTCGGCGTGGCGCTGCCCAAACTCGCCGCGACGCGCAGCCACGGCGCCGAGGTGGTCCTGCACGGACACAACGTGGACGAGGCACTGGCAGAGGCCCAGCGCTATGCCGACGATACCGGCGCAGTCTTCGTCCACCCCTTCGACAACGTGGACGTCGTTGCCGGCCAGGGCACCCTGGGGCTGGAGATCCTCGAGCAGGTGCCCAACGTCGACACCATCCTGATGGGCGTCGGCGGCGGCGGCCTGCTGGCCGGCGTCGCGGTGGCCGTCAAGGCCCGCGCCAAGGAACTCGGCCGCGACATCCGCATCATCGGCGTGCAGGCAGAAAACGCGGCCGCCTACCCGCCGTCGCTGGCAGCGGACGCCCTGGTGCCGCTGAAGAAGGTTTCCACCATGGCCGACGGCATCGCCGTGGGCCGGCCCGGGCAGCTGCCGTTCAGCATCATCCGCGAACTGGTGGACGATGTGGTCACCGTCAGCGAAGACTCCCTGGCGCGGGCCCTGATCTTCCTGCTGGAACGCGCCAAGATGGTCGTTGAGCCCGCCGGCGCGGTGGGCGTGGCGGCCCTCATGGACGGCAAGATCGAGAACCCCGGAACAACCGCCGTCGTGCTGTCCGGCGGCAACATCGACCCCATGCTGATGCTCAAGGTGATCCAGCGCGGCCTCTCCGCCGCCGGCCGGTACATGACCGTGCGGATGATGCTTGATGACCGCCCGGGCTCGCTCGCCACCATCGCCCGCATCATCGCCGAGAACGACGCCAACGTGACGGGCCTCGACCACACCCGAGTGGGCGGCTCCATCAGCATGGGCGACGTCTCCATCACCGTGAACCTCGAGACCAAGGGCCACGAGCACGGCGAACAGGTTCTCGGCGCTCTCCGCGCCGAGGGCTTCCAGCCGATCGTGGTGCACTAGGGGAAGCGATGCTGGACAGCCCGGGAGAGGCACCCGCCACCAGGGAAACGGCGGCCGCCCGTGCCAAGGGCGGGCTGCTGGTGGTGGGATCGTTCGTGGCGCTCCTGTTCGCCATCGAGCTGCTCAACACGGTGCTGCTGCACTCGCTGAACGGCGTCTTCGGCCTCAGGCCCAGAAGTGCCGACGGCGTCCTGGACGTGTTCACCTTCCCGCTGCTGCACGCCAACCTCAACCATGTGCTGTCCAATGCGCTGCCGCTGATCATCTTCGGGTTCCTGGTGTTCCTGTCCGGGCTCCGGGTCTTCGTCACGGCCGTTGCCTGCAGCTGGCTCGGCTCCGGGCTGGCCGTGTGGCTGATTGGCGCCGGCGGGGTCACCGTGGGCTCGTCCGGACTGGTCTTCGGCCTGTTCGCGTTTCTCCTGGTGCGTGGATTCTTCAACCGCAGCTGGTGGCAGATCCTTCTCTCGGTGGTGCTGTTCCTGACCTACGGCAGCATCCTTTTCGGGATCATTCCGAACATTGCTGGATACGTGTCCTGGCAGGCCCACCTGGGCGGCGCCGCAGGCGGCGTCCTGGCCGCCGTCGTGCTCCGGGCGCGGGCATCCCGGCGCTGACGTTCCCCCCCCAACGCGTCTTAAAGCACGACGCCGGCCGTCCCCGAAAGTGGGGGAGGCCGGCGTCGTGCGTTTGCTGTGACCGCGGACGGGTGCGGTGTTAGCCCGAGTAGGGCTTGGCGGAGATGATCTCCACCGAGATGTCCTTGCCGTTGGGGGCGGTGTAGCTGAGCTTGTCGCCCTCCTTGTGACCCATGATCGCGGCACCGAGCGGGGACTTGTCGCTGAAGACGTCCAGGTCCGAGTCGCCGGCGATTTCGCGGGAGCCGAGCAGGAAGGTCTCCTCGTCGCCGGCGATGCGGGCGACGACGATCATGCCCGGCTCAACAATTCCGTCGTCGGCCGGTGCCTCGCCGACGTGGGCGTCGCGGAGCAGAACGGTCAGCTGGCGGATGCGGGCCTCGATCTTGCCCTGCTCTTCCTTCGCAGCGTGGTAGCCGCCGTTCTCCTTGAGGTCACCCTCCTGACGCGCAGCGTCGATCTTCTGGACGATTTCCGCACGGCCAGGGCCGGAAAGGTGGTCCAGCTCTGCCTTCAGGCGGTCAAAAGCTTCCTGGGTAAGCCAAGCTGCAGGCGCGCTGTTAGTGGTAGACACGGACTTCTCCTCTAGTGGGTGTACAAGCGGTCATACAAACAAACACCCCGCCATGGTGGCCACCTGTGGAACTCAGTAACCATCTCAGCGGGGTAAAGGTATTGATCCATTGTAGTCAATCCCGTGGAGTAAACCCAATAACCAAGCGGTGTGGGTCACATGCCTTCTTCTGCTGCCGGTTTGCTGCGGGCCCGGCTGGTTCCTAGGCCGCGGGCTTCGGGATCCAGCAGCTGTCCACGACGCCCGAGACAGCCTGCGATTCGGTGCGCAGGACAACCCGCTGGGCGAGGGTGCGCCCGCCGTCGGCACTCTGGCCCTGCGCGTCCTGCTCCACCGGCGGAATGTCGACCACTTTCCAGCCGACCACGGCGAACTTGGAATCGAGCGCCTTGACGGCGCACTTGACCGCCGTGCCGGGTTCCCTCGTCACCTGGAAGTCCACCACGGACTGGGTGGCGTCGGTGGTCCGGTAGCCGATGTCCTTGAACGTCACCGACGCCGTGGCGTTGGACGTGGAGACCCAGGCCAGAAAGCCCATCCCGATTGCCAGGGCAACGATAACCGCCCAGCGCTTGGCCCTTCGGGACAGCCCGCGCTTTGGACGGCCATAGCGATTGGCTAGGCTAATGTCTGCAGGCTGGGAAGTGCCCGACTTGTCCTCGGTAGTCACCCTTCCAGTTTAGTGGCGATCTCCCGGGTAAATGTCCGGCGTCAGCACTGCAGTCAGTCCCAGGAGAAAGAGGAGCAGTCCCAGATGACAGCGTCCACCAGTCAGCCGCCGAAGCTTCGCCTGCTGACAGTCCACGCCCACCCGGATGACGAATCCAGCAAGGGCGCAGCCACCATGGCCATGTACGCCGCGGCCGGTGTGGACGTTATGGTCGCCACCTGCACGGACGGCTCACGCGGTGACATCCAGAACCCGGCCATGGAGGGCGCGCCCCATCCGAAGCGCGACATGGCCGGTGCCCGCCGCCTCGAAATGAACGAGGCCGCCAGGATCCTCGGCGTCCGGCAGCGCTGGCTGGGATTCGTGGACTCGGGGCTGCCCGAAGGGGATCCGCTTCCGCCCCTGCCGGCCGGTTGCTTCGCGCTGCAGCCCTTGGAACGGGCGGCGGGGCCCTTGGTCAGGCTGGTCCGGGACTTCAAGCCCCACGTCATCGTCAGCTACGACGAAAACGGCGGCTACCCGCATCCGGACCACATCATGGCGCACCGGGTTGCGGTGGAGGCCTTCGAGGCCGCAGGGGACCCGGCCAGGTATCCCGGCACCGGTGATGCGTGGGAGCCGAGCAAGCTCTACTACGACCGCGCTTTCAGCCCGGAACGCTTCCGCGCCCTGCACTTCGCGCTCGAGGAGGCCGGGCTCCAGTCGCCCTACGCCCAGCGCCTGGCCGCCTGGCTAGAGGCCGACGCAGAGGGGCACACCCCGCCGCTGCCAAAGCATGAGACCACCACCCAGGTGGACTGCGGCGACTTCTTCGAAGCCCGCGACGACGCCCTCCGCGCCCACCGGACCCAGGTGGACCCGCTGGGTTTCTTCTTTGCGGTGTCGGCGGAGATGCAGGCGCGCGTCTGGCCGTGGGAGGACTACACGCTGATCCAGTCGAAGGTGCCCCAGGAGCTGCCGGAAAGGGATCTCTTTGCGGGGCTAAGATAGAGACAAGAGACATTTTCTATCTCCCGTAGAACAACCCCGCAGAACAACCGCGTAGAAGACCGCGCAGAAGAACCGCGTAGACACCGTGCGGCGGCCAAAGCGGCCGCGGCTGCGCGGGTACCAACGGGCCAGGCGTCAGCCCACGCGGCGGACGGCGGTCCCAGCCTTGAGAAGGTTTGAATAGTGCACCATTTGCTCATCGCCCTGGCATCGTCCCCGGCACCCTCGCCGTCGCTGCGCCCCGGCCTGTCCCAGGACCAGGTCACGCCCGGCCTGCTTGGGTTCCTGCTGACCGCCTTCATTGTGGTGCTCTCCGCGCTGCTGATCGTGGACATGGTGCGCCGCATCCGCCGGGTGCGGTACCGCGCCCAGGTGGAGGAGGAACGGATGGCTGCCGCCGAGGCCGCGGACATCTCCCGCGACGATGCCGCCAACGGCAATGCAGGCCGCGCCGACACCTGATCCACGATCAGGGCAGCCCGGGTCACGGGAGCCCAAGCCGGGGGAGCGCAACGCCCTCGGCACGGAACCCTCTGCCTATCTGCGCCAGCACGCCGGCAACCCGGTGCACTGGCAGCCCTTCGGGGACGCCGCCTTTGCGGGTGCCGCGTCCCGGGACGTCCCCGTGTTTTTGTCCATCGGCTACGCCGCCTGCCACTGGTGCCACGTCATGGCCCGGGAATCGTTCGAGGACCAGGCCACCGCTGACTACCTGAACGGCCATTTCGTTGCGGTGAAGGTGGACCGTGAGGAGCGTCCGGACGTCGACGCCGTCTACATGGCCGCCACGCAGGCCATCAGCGGCGAGGGCGGCTGGCCGATGTCCGTCTTCCTGACCCCGGAGGGCCGGGCCTTCCACGCCGGCACGTACTTCCCGCCGCGGCCCATGCCCGGGCGGCCCTCCTTCCGCCAGGTCCTCGAGGCAGTGCACGAGGCGTGGACGGAGCGCCGCGACGCCGTGGAGGAGAACGCCCGCTCCCTCGCACAGAACATGGGCCAGGTGCAGCTCGCGGCGGCCGTGGACGTCTCCCGGCCGCCGGAACCGCTCGACGCCGGACTGCTGCAAGCCGCCGTGCGCTCCTTGGCCGGGTCTGAAGACCCCGACGACGGTGGGTTCGGCACCGCCCCCAAGTTCCCGCCGTCGGCCGTCCTGGAGTTCCTGGTCCGGCACGCGGCGGTGCCCTCGGACACCGCCGAAGAGGCCAGGGAGATGGCCGGGCGCACCCTCGCGGCCATGGCCCGCTCCGCGCTCTTCGACCAGCTCGACGGCGGCTTCGCGCGCTATTCGGTGACACGGGACTGGTCCGTTCCGCACTTCGAGAAGATGCTGTACGACAACGCCCAGCTGCTGCGCGTCTACGTGCACTGGATCAGGCT
Protein-coding regions in this window:
- the greA gene encoding transcription elongation factor GreA; its protein translation is MSTTNSAPAAWLTQEAFDRLKAELDHLSGPGRAEIVQKIDAARQEGDLKENGGYHAAKEEQGKIEARIRQLTVLLRDAHVGEAPADDGIVEPGMIVVARIAGDEETFLLGSREIAGDSDLDVFSDKSPLGAAIMGHKEGDKLSYTAPNGKDISVEIISAKPYSG
- the ilvA gene encoding threonine ammonia-lyase, giving the protein MNTPESLPVTLDDVLEAQKLLDGIIARTPVESSRALGRLVGGEVYFKCENLQRAGSFKVRGAYVRMARLSESDKKRGVVAASAGNHAQGVAVAAKSLGIKARIYMPLGVALPKLAATRSHGAEVVLHGHNVDEALAEAQRYADDTGAVFVHPFDNVDVVAGQGTLGLEILEQVPNVDTILMGVGGGGLLAGVAVAVKARAKELGRDIRIIGVQAENAAAYPPSLAADALVPLKKVSTMADGIAVGRPGQLPFSIIRELVDDVVTVSEDSLARALIFLLERAKMVVEPAGAVGVAALMDGKIENPGTTAVVLSGGNIDPMLMLKVIQRGLSAAGRYMTVRMMLDDRPGSLATIARIIAENDANVTGLDHTRVGGSISMGDVSITVNLETKGHEHGEQVLGALRAEGFQPIVVH
- a CDS encoding rhomboid family intramembrane serine protease; the encoded protein is MLDSPGEAPATRETAAARAKGGLLVVGSFVALLFAIELLNTVLLHSLNGVFGLRPRSADGVLDVFTFPLLHANLNHVLSNALPLIIFGFLVFLSGLRVFVTAVACSWLGSGLAVWLIGAGGVTVGSSGLVFGLFAFLLVRGFFNRSWWQILLSVVLFLTYGSILFGIIPNIAGYVSWQAHLGGAAGGVLAAVVLRARASRR
- a CDS encoding DUF4307 domain-containing protein, encoding MTTEDKSGTSQPADISLANRYGRPKRGLSRRAKRWAVIVALAIGMGFLAWVSTSNATASVTFKDIGYRTTDATQSVVDFQVTREPGTAVKCAVKALDSKFAVVGWKVVDIPPVEQDAQGQSADGGRTLAQRVVLRTESQAVSGVVDSCWIPKPAA
- the mca gene encoding mycothiol conjugate amidase Mca, whose protein sequence is MTASTSQPPKLRLLTVHAHPDDESSKGAATMAMYAAAGVDVMVATCTDGSRGDIQNPAMEGAPHPKRDMAGARRLEMNEAARILGVRQRWLGFVDSGLPEGDPLPPLPAGCFALQPLERAAGPLVRLVRDFKPHVIVSYDENGGYPHPDHIMAHRVAVEAFEAAGDPARYPGTGDAWEPSKLYYDRAFSPERFRALHFALEEAGLQSPYAQRLAAWLEADAEGHTPPLPKHETTTQVDCGDFFEARDDALRAHRTQVDPLGFFFAVSAEMQARVWPWEDYTLIQSKVPQELPERDLFAGLR